From one Larimichthys crocea isolate SSNF chromosome XVIII, L_crocea_2.0, whole genome shotgun sequence genomic stretch:
- the LOC104918654 gene encoding claudin-14 isoform X2: MASMAVQLLGFFLGLLGFVGTLVATLLPHWRSTAYVGSNIITATSYMKGLWMECVWHSTGIYQCELYRSLLALPRDLQAARALMVLSCVTSILASLVSVMGMKCTRFARGSLIKSPLALSGAICFLCAGLLCLVTVSWTTNDVIMDFYDPFLPSGLKYEIGLAVYLGYASACLSLTGGLVLCWSSSGNRSRSSLHMRRHQPSSPPPAFNHIYPPAPLYKPPEALKDNHAPSLCSLNSNGYRLNNYV, encoded by the exons ATGGCCAGCATGGCGGTTCAACTCCTCGGCTTCTTCTTGGGGCTGTTGGGTTTTGTAGGAACTTTGGTCGCAACTCTGTTGCCCCACTGGCGCAGCACAGCCTACGTGGGCTCAAACATCATCACAGCCACTTCCTACATGAAAGGCCTGTGGATGGAGTGTGTATGGCACAGCACTGGCATATACCAATGTGAGCTGTACAGATCTCTGCTGGCACTGCCGCGCGACCTGCAG GCTGCCCGGGCACTCATGGTGCTCTCCTGCGTGACCTCAATCCTTGCATCTCTGGTGTCTGTGATGGGGATGAAGTGTACCCGCTTTGCTCGCGGCTCGTTGATCAAGTCTCCACTGGCACTAAGTGGGGCGAtttgtttcctctgtgctgGCTTGCTCTGCCTGGTCACAGTGTCCTGGACCACCAACGATGTCATCATGGATTTCTACGACCCCTTCCTCCCCAGCGGGTTGAAGTATGAGATTGGCCTGGCCGTGTACCTCGGATACGCCTCGGCCTGCCTCAGCCTGACTGGAGGACTTGTGCTGTGCTGGAGCAGCAGTGGTAACAGGTCACGGAGCTCCCTCCATATGCGGAGACATCAACCATCATCACCTCCCCCTGCCTTCAACCACATATATCCTCCTGCTCCACTCTACAAGCCCCCAGAAGCCCTGAAGGACAATCATGCTCCCTCACTGTGCTCCCTTAATAGCAATGGTTATAGACTCAATAACTACGTCTAA
- the LOC104918654 gene encoding claudin-14 isoform X1, whose protein sequence is MLLCFAVLSICPSELIMASMAVQLLGFFLGLLGFVGTLVATLLPHWRSTAYVGSNIITATSYMKGLWMECVWHSTGIYQCELYRSLLALPRDLQAARALMVLSCVTSILASLVSVMGMKCTRFARGSLIKSPLALSGAICFLCAGLLCLVTVSWTTNDVIMDFYDPFLPSGLKYEIGLAVYLGYASACLSLTGGLVLCWSSSGNRSRSSLHMRRHQPSSPPPAFNHIYPPAPLYKPPEALKDNHAPSLCSLNSNGYRLNNYV, encoded by the exons ATGCTCTTGTGCTTTGCAGTTTTGAGCATCTGTCCAAGCGAGTTAATCATGGCCAGCATGGCGGTTCAACTCCTCGGCTTCTTCTTGGGGCTGTTGGGTTTTGTAGGAACTTTGGTCGCAACTCTGTTGCCCCACTGGCGCAGCACAGCCTACGTGGGCTCAAACATCATCACAGCCACTTCCTACATGAAAGGCCTGTGGATGGAGTGTGTATGGCACAGCACTGGCATATACCAATGTGAGCTGTACAGATCTCTGCTGGCACTGCCGCGCGACCTGCAG GCTGCCCGGGCACTCATGGTGCTCTCCTGCGTGACCTCAATCCTTGCATCTCTGGTGTCTGTGATGGGGATGAAGTGTACCCGCTTTGCTCGCGGCTCGTTGATCAAGTCTCCACTGGCACTAAGTGGGGCGAtttgtttcctctgtgctgGCTTGCTCTGCCTGGTCACAGTGTCCTGGACCACCAACGATGTCATCATGGATTTCTACGACCCCTTCCTCCCCAGCGGGTTGAAGTATGAGATTGGCCTGGCCGTGTACCTCGGATACGCCTCGGCCTGCCTCAGCCTGACTGGAGGACTTGTGCTGTGCTGGAGCAGCAGTGGTAACAGGTCACGGAGCTCCCTCCATATGCGGAGACATCAACCATCATCACCTCCCCCTGCCTTCAACCACATATATCCTCCTGCTCCACTCTACAAGCCCCCAGAAGCCCTGAAGGACAATCATGCTCCCTCACTGTGCTCCCTTAATAGCAATGGTTATAGACTCAATAACTACGTCTAA
- the LOC104918655 gene encoding F-box only protein 47, producing MVRNTSRNTGYTLTRRSKHKHKRTQHHHHHHGPHPARTIVTRRQSHISGSFFHMLPPEVFDMILDKLSVLEMSVFSMVSKEITGCVVDYISTVAWKNRTIVQSFHHSTCLEQRSTIGHYRDLGLLFKRCTLLLPTKERLKFIFSKFSQIPCFMLEQCSSLDCTGFCSYGVFLQTLIAGWDELECQRVFNFLCDLTNLLQKVDAVITGKPGVRWYKELQLRLFCRQVLLDPWPNQPDSQFWLMQLLKPWPMVSQARLLFILYGPLLPEGSLGWQDLVERGLPHSALWDLSKAILLLFDKVEVKDNVIQAILEELIVIPQPWHVENVARLLVLCGSSLCYAILSSKAINGRLREISRLIVYIIMVCEKDGYHMSWAVKLVQQICKIFNTAPERFFFIQELENMFSEVTRDVFEFSVAGNHFGDGETFQTLCILLNSSARFHTTFLHMLLK from the exons ATGGTGAGGAACACCTCGAGAAATACTGGCTACACACTGACACGCAGGTccaagcacaaacacaagaggactcagcaccaccaccaccatcatggGCCCCACCCGGCTAGAACCATCGTGACCCGCCGACAGAGTCACATCAGCGGCAGCTTCTTCCACATGCTCCCCCCGGAGGTGTTTGACATGATCCTGGACAAGCTGTCTG tgctgGAGATGAGTGTGTTCAGCATGGTGTCCAAGGAAATCACCGGATGTGTTGTTGACTACATCTCTACCGTGGCCTGGAAGAACAGAACGATCGTTCAGAGCTTTCACCACTCCACCTGCCTTGAACAGAGATCTACTATCGGACACTACAGAGATCTGG GTTTGTTGTTCAAGAGGTGCACCCTGTTGCTACCGACAAAGGAAAGGTTAAAATTTATCTTTAGCAAGTTTTCACAG ATCCCCTGCTTCATGTTGGAGCAGTGTTCATCACTAGACTGCACTGGCTTCTGCAGCTACGGAGTCTTCCTCCAG ACACTGATCGCAGGCTGGGATGAGCTGGAGTGCCAAAGAGTGTTCAACTTCCTGTGTGACCTCACAAATCTACTGCAAAAAGTTGACGCAGTCATTACTGGAAAACCAG GTGTGAGGTGGTACAAAGAGCTCCAGCTCCGTCTATTCTGCCGTCAGGTTCTGTTGGACCCGTGGCCGAACCAACCAGATTCCCAGTTCTGGCTAATGCAACTCCTGAAGCCTTGGCCCATGGTCAGCCAAGCACGCTTACTGTTCATCCTCTATGGACCTCTGCTTCCTGAGG GCAGCCTCGGTTGGCAGGATCTGGTGGAGAGGGGGCTGCCTCACAGCGCTCTGTGGGACCTTTCCAAGGCCATCCTCCTGCTTTTCGACAAAGTAGAAGTCAAAGACAATGTGATTCAGGCAATCCTGGAGGAGCTCATTG TCATTCCCCAGCCATGGCATGTGGAGAATGTGGCCCGCCTCTTGGTGCTGTGTGGCAGCAGTCTCTGCTACGCCATTCTATCCAGCAAGGCCATCAACGGACGACTTCGTGAGATCTCCAGACTCATCGTGTACATCATAATG GTGTGCGAGAAGGACGGCTATCACATGTCCTGGGCGGTGAAGCTGGTACAGCAGATCTGCAAGATCTTCAACACAGCTCCTGAAAGGTTCTTCTTCATCCAGGAGCTGGAGAACATGTTTTCAGAGGTCACCAGGGATGTATTTGAGTTTTCTGTAGCAG GAAACCATTTTGGAGACGGGGAGACTTTCCAGACCCTGTGTATCCTCCTGAACTCCAGTGCTCGCTTCCACACTACATTCCTCCACATGCTCCTCAAATAG
- the LOC104918656 gene encoding ADP-ribosylation factor-like protein 6 has translation MGLLDKLSGWLGLRKKEVNILCLGLDNSGKTTIINQLKPSNTQGQEIVPTIGFNIEKFKSSSLSFTVFDMSGQTRYRNLWEHYYKESHAIIFVIDSNDKLRMVVAKEELNILLNHEDICCKKVPVLFFANKMDLRDAMSTVKVSQMLCLENIKDKPWHICASNAIKGEGLQEGLEWLQEQLGQSYQNNEQIND, from the exons ATGGGGTTGCTGGATAAACTGTCAGGCTGGCTCGGCCTGAGGAAGAAAGAGgtcaacattttgtgtttgggACTGGACAACAGCGGCAAAACTACCATCATCAACCAACTCAAGCCCTCTAAT acgCAGGGTCAGGAAATAGTTCCAACAATTGGCTTCAACATTGAAAAGTTCAAGAGTTCAAG CCTGTCTTTTACAGTGTTTGATATGTCTGGGCAGACCAGATATAGAAACCTATGGGAGCATTACTACAA AGAAAGCCATGCCATCATATTTGTCATTGACAGCAATGACAAACTGAGAATGGTTGTTGCCAAAGAGGAGCTCAATATTCTTCTCAACCATGAAG ATATCTGCTGCAAAAAGGTCCCAGTATTATTCTTCGCAAACAAGATGGATCTGCGGGACGCCATGTCTACTGTCAAAGTCTCACAGATGTTGTGTTTGGAGAACATCAAAGACAAGCCCTGGCACATCTG tgccAGCAATGCCATCAAAGGAGAAGGCCTACAGGAAGGATTGGAGTGGCTACAAG AACAACTTGGACA ATCAtatcaaaacaatgagcagaTCAATGACTAA